TCATTTTCGCCATCGCCTTAATCTGCCCTGCCCCTGCGCTGACCGGTGTTTCCAACACAATCCAGTTCACCCCTTCGCTGCACGGCGGCGTGGTGAGCGAGCCGTTCAGGCGGAAGTGGCGGCGTTCGGCCGGAAACAGCGCATTGATATCCAACGGTGAGGCCGTTTGAGCCGACTCCCCTTTTTTCAAGCGTTTGGCCAGAATCTGCGCCAGCGCGGGGTTGCTCCGGCCTTCTTTAAACAGCACCGTCAGCACGGCCAGCTCGCCCGTGCTGCTTTGGTGCACGAAATGAGCCTCCATCGGGAAATGGCGGTGGTTGAACGTGTGCTCGCTGGGCGTGTGGAAATGGAACTGCTTCAACTGCATTTTCTTGCCGCCGATATCCAGCGTTTCACCGCCGCCCTCGGGGGTAAGCTGAACCGTATGGCCGTTGTTTTCGATACGAAAACGCGCGGGCTGATAGCGGAAATCTATGCTGTTGCCCGAAACGTGAATGGCATTGGTTAAGTCCACCGGCGACTGGTTTTTGCCCTTGCCGCACATGGCAAACGCTTCGCTCAGCTCGCCCCAATGCGCGGGGCTGCTTTTATCGCCTTCATACGACCAATGCGGATGCGTTTCGGCGGCAGCCAAGCCTGTTGCGAGCGCAAGCAAAATGATAATATATTTATAATTCATTTTATAACCCTATTTATCTATATGAATAGAATCAAATTATAGTTATTTAATATATTATCGTTAATGGAATTTTCTTGACTTCTGTCAAGCTCAGTTCAACTACTTCAGGCTACTTTTCCAATGCCGCCCCCGGGCTTAGCCTAAGCGTCTGCGATTGCCGTCAATGCAAAAATACCCGAGCCAAGCCCGGGTAGGATGTGTTTTGCATTGCCAATACGCAGCGTGGCAGCCGCCGTACAAAACCTTCAAGGCCGAGACCTTTGCAAAAATATTTTCAGGCTGAGACCTTTGCAAAAAAACCAAAACTCCTCTAAATTCTCCTAAAGAATTCAGAGGAGTTTTTTATGAACAGCTTTTTCCACCAACAAGCCCAAATAATGATGAGCAAACATATCGACAGCTACCCGTTGCTCAAAATTAACCAGCTACTCGATTGGCAGCCCATCGAACAACTTCTCAACCGGCAAAAGACCCGTTACATCCGCGACCACCGCGGTCGCCCCGCCTATCCGCTACTGCCCATGCTCAAAGCCGTATTGCTCGGCCAATGGCACAGCCTTTCCGATCCGGAATTGGAACGCTGTTTAGCCACCCGTCTGGATTTCTACTTCTTCTGCGGGTTTGATGAGGTCTCCTTACCTGACCACAGCACCCTCTGCCGTTTCCGCAATTGGCTGGCACAGGATGACACCTTAGCCCGGCTTCTCGAACTGATTAACTGCCAGCTGACCCAAAAAGGCTTAAAAATAGAGAAAGCCCCGGCG
The sequence above is a segment of the Neisseria dentiae genome. Coding sequences within it:
- a CDS encoding carbonic anhydrase, which translates into the protein MNYKYIIILLALATGLAAAETHPHWSYEGDKSSPAHWGELSEAFAMCGKGKNQSPVDLTNAIHVSGNSIDFRYQPARFRIENNGHTVQLTPEGGGETLDIGGKKMQLKQFHFHTPSEHTFNHRHFPMEAHFVHQSSTGELAVLTVLFKEGRSNPALAQILAKRLKKGESAQTASPLDINALFPAERRHFRLNGSLTTPPCSEGVNWIVLETPVSAGAGQIKAMAKMIGHPNNRPVQPLNARIVIKEN